In Arcobacter ellisii, a genomic segment contains:
- the maf gene encoding septum formation inhibitor Maf, giving the protein MIRLGSNSPTRALLLKNFGIDFIQNGGNFDEDSIKTTNPKSFCYEATLGKFQELYKKYGIEDMPLLVADSVVTCEGKLLRKAKDYNDAKAMLELQSGNKTSVITCMIYKSKKIELIDISITSYEFEKFDEKDVKNYLDSGVCFGKAGAIMVEGFCKPYIKNVVGYESCAMGLCVEKLKMFF; this is encoded by the coding sequence TTGATAAGACTTGGTTCAAATTCACCAACAAGAGCACTATTATTAAAAAATTTTGGAATAGATTTTATTCAAAATGGTGGAAATTTTGATGAAGATTCAATAAAAACAACAAATCCAAAATCTTTTTGTTATGAAGCAACACTTGGAAAATTTCAAGAACTTTATAAAAAATATGGAATCGAAGATATGCCTTTACTTGTCGCTGATTCTGTAGTAACTTGTGAAGGAAAACTTTTAAGAAAAGCAAAAGATTATAATGACGCTAAAGCTATGCTTGAACTTCAAAGTGGAAATAAAACTTCTGTTATTACTTGTATGATTTATAAATCAAAAAAAATTGAACTTATAGATATTTCTATTACCTCTTATGAGTTTGAAAAATTTGATGAAAAAGATGTAAAAAATTATTTAGATTCTGGAGTTTGTTTTGGAAAAGCAGGAGCAATAATGGTAGAAGGTTTTTGTAAACCTTATATTAAAAACGTTGTTGGATATGAAAGTTGTGCAATGGGATTGTGTGTTGAAAAATTAAAAATGTTTTTTTAA
- the dapB gene encoding 4-hydroxy-tetrahydrodipicolinate reductase — translation MIKIGILGSSGRVGTLLIDDLANDKEAKLSAVYVSKKIEKILPSDTVVTNDMKVLFDSSDVIIDFSAPVATEALLTEVVEKGANKPLVIATTGLNKHQQNLLLEASKIVPILYATNMSLGVAVLNKLVALASKTLRDFDIEIVEQHHRHKVDSPSGTALTLAEHAANARDLDLDEVRISGRDGQIGARTKDEIAVMALRGGDIVGRHTVGLYNDGEFLELNHTATARNTFSRGAIKVAKWIVGKEAKLYSINDALGL, via the coding sequence ATGATTAAAATAGGTATTTTAGGAAGCTCTGGAAGAGTTGGAACTCTATTGATTGATGATTTAGCAAATGACAAAGAAGCTAAATTATCTGCAGTTTATGTTTCTAAAAAGATTGAAAAAATTTTACCATCTGATACAGTTGTAACAAATGATATGAAAGTTTTATTTGATTCATCTGATGTAATTATTGATTTTTCTGCTCCAGTTGCAACTGAAGCACTTTTAACTGAAGTTGTAGAAAAAGGTGCTAATAAACCACTTGTTATTGCAACAACTGGCTTAAATAAACACCAACAAAATTTGTTATTAGAAGCTAGTAAAATTGTACCTATTTTATATGCTACAAATATGAGTTTAGGAGTTGCTGTATTAAACAAATTAGTAGCATTAGCTTCAAAAACTTTAAGAGATTTTGACATAGAGATTGTTGAACAACATCATAGACATAAAGTTGATTCTCCATCTGGAACGGCTTTAACATTAGCTGAACATGCAGCAAATGCAAGAGATTTAGACTTAGATGAAGTAAGAATTTCAGGTCGAGATGGGCAAATTGGTGCTAGAACTAAAGATGAAATAGCAGTAATGGCTTTAAGAGGTGGAGATATAGTTGGTCGTCATACAGTTGGATTATATAATGATGGTGAGTTCTTAGAATTAAATCATACTGCAACTGCAAGAAATACTTTTTCAAGAGGTGCAATTAAAGTTGCAAAATGGATAGTTGGTAAAGAAGCCAAATTATACTCAATCAATGACGCTTTAGGTCTATAA
- the trxB gene encoding thioredoxin-disulfide reductase: MLDLAIIGGGPAGLTAGLYATRGGLKNVVMFEMGMPGGQITSSSEIENYPGQIEVVSGMDLMMKWPEQCQRFGLKHEMAQIENVTKVGDIFKLTTSDKKEYEAKTVLIATGSVPRRAGFKGENEFFGKGVSTCATCDGFFYRGKEVTVVGGGDSAIEEAIYLSKMCSKVYLVHRRDTYRAAPSTIEHMKHAQNIEEVTNVTVEEVYGDMSGVQGIKVKHKETGEIRDLPTPGVFIFVGRDVLNAPLKQEDGSFLCDVNEAGEVIVDLRMRTSVPGLYAAGDIRIDAPKQVVCAAGDGATAAVNIIEYLG; this comes from the coding sequence ATGTTAGATTTAGCAATTATTGGTGGAGGACCAGCTGGATTAACAGCTGGATTATATGCGACAAGAGGTGGATTAAAAAATGTAGTTATGTTTGAAATGGGTATGCCAGGAGGACAAATTACAAGTTCATCAGAAATTGAAAATTATCCAGGACAAATAGAAGTTGTATCTGGAATGGATTTAATGATGAAATGGCCAGAACAATGTCAAAGATTTGGATTAAAACATGAAATGGCACAAATTGAGAATGTTACAAAAGTAGGTGATATTTTTAAATTAACAACATCAGATAAAAAAGAGTATGAAGCAAAAACTGTTTTAATTGCAACAGGTTCAGTTCCTAGACGTGCTGGATTTAAAGGTGAAAATGAATTTTTTGGAAAAGGTGTATCTACTTGTGCAACTTGTGATGGATTTTTCTACAGAGGAAAAGAAGTTACTGTAGTTGGTGGTGGAGATTCTGCTATTGAAGAAGCTATCTATTTATCAAAAATGTGTTCAAAAGTTTATTTAGTTCATAGAAGAGACACATATAGAGCAGCTCCAAGTACAATTGAACATATGAAACATGCTCAAAATATTGAAGAAGTTACTAATGTTACTGTTGAAGAAGTGTATGGTGACATGAGTGGTGTTCAAGGAATAAAAGTTAAACATAAAGAGACAGGTGAGATAAGAGATTTACCAACTCCTGGGGTATTTATATTTGTAGGAAGAGATGTTTTAAATGCTCCTTTAAAACAAGAAGATGGTTCATTTTTATGTGATGTTAATGAAGCAGGAGAAGTGATTGTTGATTTAAGAATGAGAACTTCTGTACCTGGACTTTATGCAGCAGGGGATATTAGAATTGATGCTCCAAAACAAGTTGTTTGTGCCGCAGGTGATGGTGCAACTGCAGCTGTTAATATTATTGAATATTTAGGATAA
- a CDS encoding tellurium resistance protein TerC, with amino-acid sequence MLFLSKISGILIFLSFITTLYSYFFQANILIISGILAWMAFFILFPTLKNKRIIIILLSLSILAFFICYINSYQINLIKVFTVNQYLLTLLIGVGFLRLIAIPRKDKNIDLPKGKQSFIKTYLSVHLFGSVINISSLILVADKMYKKAPLTNAQIVLLTRAFASDAYWSPFFVAFAAAITYAPKLETSTIVLNGIVLAVLTFLITYYDVIKNKEFNIKEFYGYPLSLDSLFLPILLALLVLITNHFYPEIKVIILISLFSILMTIVILPMKKSILESLKILKFHITDELPNMKSEISLFLVAGMFGISISSILIGLNLSLPFEVFDWQIASILLLIFVFLAFIGIHPIITIAIIGDFLSGVNHTLLAMTFLMAWSTTVSTSPFSGLNLTIVSRYNCSAKEIFKLNIVYAIKMYFICTFCLFLLSKYLHM; translated from the coding sequence ATGTTGTTTTTGTCTAAAATCTCTGGAATTTTGATATTTTTGTCATTTATAACAACTTTGTATTCATATTTTTTTCAAGCAAATATTTTAATAATTTCTGGAATTTTGGCTTGGATGGCTTTTTTTATTCTTTTTCCTACACTAAAAAATAAACGTATAATTATTATATTATTGAGTTTGAGTATTCTTGCATTTTTTATTTGTTATATAAATAGTTATCAAATAAATTTGATAAAAGTATTTACAGTAAATCAATATTTATTAACTTTATTAATAGGTGTTGGTTTTTTAAGATTAATAGCAATTCCAAGAAAAGATAAAAATATAGATTTACCAAAAGGAAAACAATCTTTTATAAAAACATATTTGAGTGTACACCTTTTTGGTTCAGTTATAAATATCTCTTCACTTATTTTAGTTGCAGATAAAATGTACAAAAAAGCACCTTTGACAAATGCTCAAATAGTTTTATTAACAAGAGCTTTTGCAAGTGATGCATATTGGTCACCTTTTTTCGTAGCTTTTGCAGCTGCAATTACTTATGCGCCAAAATTAGAAACTTCAACTATTGTATTAAATGGAATCGTTTTAGCAGTTTTAACTTTTTTAATTACTTATTATGATGTGATAAAAAATAAAGAGTTTAACATAAAAGAGTTTTATGGTTATCCTTTATCTTTAGATTCACTTTTTTTACCAATTTTACTTGCCTTATTAGTTTTAATAACTAATCATTTTTATCCTGAAATAAAAGTGATAATTTTGATTTCTTTATTTTCTATATTAATGACAATTGTTATTTTACCAATGAAAAAAAGTATATTAGAATCTTTAAAAATTTTAAAATTTCATATTACTGATGAATTACCAAATATGAAATCAGAAATATCACTTTTTTTAGTTGCAGGAATGTTTGGTATCTCAATTAGTTCTATTTTAATTGGATTAAATTTATCTTTGCCTTTTGAAGTTTTTGATTGGCAAATAGCATCAATCTTACTTTTGATATTTGTTTTTTTAGCATTTATAGGAATTCATCCAATTATTACAATAGCAATTATTGGAGATTTTTTAAGTGGAGTGAATCATACTTTATTAGCAATGACTTTTTTGATGGCTTGGTCAACTACAGTTTCAACTTCTCCATTTTCAGGATTAAATCTCACAATTGTATCAAGATATAATTGTAGTGCAAAAGAGATATTTAAACTAAATATAGTATATGCGATTAAAATGTATTTTATTTGTACATTTTGTCTATTTTTATTATCAAAATATTTGCATATGTAA
- a CDS encoding NlpC/P60 family protein, producing MIKKYLITVPTILLFTACSNNIQTLDKSSNLNNNQNKTTLSYDDYAKLYDTKNKTQKPSVLANYETLFNPKEYKSSNYNKNLELSNAKDIITSEIPKRKQAFNEFYNEWKNVRYKLGGESKKGIDCSAFTQRVYKDKFGIELPRTTVTQVNMGVEVKKAELIPGDLVFFKTSKTDKHVGVYVGNGNFMHASIKGIQYTSLDKPFYKKNYWTSRRIIN from the coding sequence ATGATAAAAAAGTATTTAATTACAGTACCTACAATCTTATTATTCACTGCTTGTAGTAATAATATTCAAACTTTAGATAAATCTTCAAATCTAAATAACAATCAAAATAAAACGACTCTATCTTATGATGATTATGCAAAATTGTATGACACTAAAAATAAAACACAAAAACCAAGTGTTTTAGCAAATTATGAAACATTATTTAATCCAAAAGAGTATAAAAGCTCTAATTATAATAAAAATCTTGAGTTATCAAATGCAAAAGATATTATAACTTCAGAAATTCCTAAACGTAAACAAGCTTTTAATGAATTCTATAATGAATGGAAAAATGTTAGATATAAACTTGGTGGAGAATCTAAAAAAGGTATTGATTGTTCTGCATTCACACAAAGAGTATATAAAGATAAATTTGGGATAGAATTACCAAGAACAACTGTTACTCAAGTTAATATGGGTGTAGAAGTAAAAAAAGCTGAACTAATTCCTGGTGATTTAGTTTTCTTTAAAACAAGTAAAACAGATAAACATGTTGGTGTTTATGTAGGAAATGGAAATTTTATGCACGCATCAATTAAAGGAATCCAATATACAAGTCTTGATAAACCTTTTTACAAAAAAAATTATTGGACTTCAAGAAGAATTATAAATTAA
- a CDS encoding DMT family transporter, translating into MKYYVFLVLTVLFWSGNFIFGRLVSTSIEPMQLSFFRWFFVLIILLPYIVIHYKNIFSVFRKKYISLLILGTLGISGFNTFLYYGLQTTTATNALLINSSIPIFIIILSALIFKTTITKIQFIGVLFSTLGVIYLILKGEINHIFELKFTIGDLWIIGACIDWALYTVLLRYKPKELEPMEFFSITTLLGTTILYLVFIFQGYSIEFSFLEKNEVLYSLIYIVIFPSILSFYFWNRAILEIGANKAGQFTHLMPIFGAVLAYFFLGEVLQTYHIVGIILIAFGIYLSIFLKKDEK; encoded by the coding sequence ATGAAGTATTATGTTTTTTTAGTGTTGACTGTACTTTTTTGGTCAGGAAACTTTATTTTTGGACGTTTAGTATCTACAAGTATTGAACCTATGCAATTATCATTTTTTAGATGGTTTTTTGTACTTATAATATTATTACCTTATATTGTAATTCATTATAAAAATATATTTAGTGTGTTTAGAAAAAAGTATATTTCACTTTTGATTTTAGGAACTTTAGGAATCTCAGGTTTTAATACCTTTTTATATTATGGTTTACAAACAACAACAGCAACAAATGCTTTATTGATTAATTCGAGTATCCCAATATTTATAATAATTTTATCAGCATTAATTTTTAAAACAACTATTACAAAAATACAATTTATTGGAGTTCTTTTTTCAACTTTAGGAGTTATTTATTTGATTTTAAAAGGGGAAATAAATCATATCTTTGAACTAAAATTTACTATTGGAGATTTATGGATAATTGGTGCTTGCATTGATTGGGCTTTATATACTGTTCTTTTAAGATATAAACCAAAAGAGTTAGAACCTATGGAGTTTTTTTCTATAACAACACTTCTTGGAACAACAATTTTATATCTAGTTTTTATTTTCCAAGGTTACAGTATAGAATTTAGTTTTTTAGAAAAAAATGAAGTTTTATATTCTTTGATTTATATTGTGATTTTTCCTTCAATTTTATCTTTTTATTTTTGGAATAGGGCAATTCTTGAAATTGGAGCAAATAAAGCTGGTCAGTTTACTCATCTAATGCCAATATTTGGTGCAGTTTTAGCATATTTCTTTTTAGGAGAAGTCTTACAAACTTACCATATTGTAGGAATAATTTTAATTGCCTTTGGAATTTATTTATCAATTTTTCTAAAAAAAGATGAAAAATAA
- a CDS encoding NlpC/P60 family protein: protein MNIKNLLIMSVYISLFLTGCSYKTSEESVDMSTYYKNKNSIHSNASFQESDYQKYKNYKQQQLSKNHSKSSIFDEFTNTNYVTKKTALNNELFDFYSKWEGVRYKLGGESKKGIDCSAFIQKAFKEKFDLEMPRTTLMQANVGKEIKKNELEIGDLVFFKTGKTKHVGIYIDNGKFMHASTKIGVTISDLDNDYFNKNYWKAQRIID, encoded by the coding sequence ATGAATATAAAAAATTTATTGATTATGTCTGTTTATATTTCCTTATTTCTGACAGGTTGTTCTTATAAAACTAGCGAAGAAAGTGTAGATATGTCTACATACTACAAAAATAAAAACTCTATTCACTCAAATGCTTCATTTCAAGAAAGTGATTACCAAAAATACAAAAATTATAAACAACAACAACTTTCTAAAAACCATTCTAAAAGTAGCATATTTGATGAATTTACAAATACAAACTATGTAACTAAAAAAACAGCACTAAATAATGAATTATTCGATTTTTACAGTAAATGGGAAGGTGTAAGATATAAACTTGGTGGAGAATCTAAAAAAGGTATCGATTGTTCTGCTTTTATTCAAAAAGCATTTAAAGAGAAATTTGATTTAGAAATGCCAAGAACTACTCTTATGCAAGCTAATGTTGGAAAAGAGATTAAGAAAAATGAGCTTGAAATTGGTGATTTAGTATTCTTTAAAACAGGAAAAACCAAGCACGTTGGTATTTATATAGATAATGGTAAATTTATGCATGCTTCAACTAAAATCGGTGTTACCATTTCAGATTTAGACAATGATTATTTTAATAAAAATTATTGGAAAGCCCAAAGAATAATTGATTGA
- a CDS encoding AEC family transporter produces MNLFFILLGKISPLYLNIAIGYILSRYFKVKRDLIASLLIYILGPIVIFFATLSININLQLIFLPLFVFFFGSAIAFYILKRYKKEWNDASINTLAFTCGTGNTGYFGIPLAMILLSPESANIFIFATLASLLYENTTGFYVTAKGTFTARQSIMKVIKLPLLYAFIAGVSLNILGFRTPEFLIPHFENLKWAYGILGMMMLGMGMKGFNLKEDLDKKYLKVAYFYKFIFWPGVILSIIIIDRNFIGFLNEEIYKVLFLFSVVPLAGNTVTLAVLLKARPEKASFTVLLSTLISVVYIPVALIIYGGF; encoded by the coding sequence ATGAATTTATTTTTTATTTTGTTAGGAAAAATCTCTCCATTATATTTGAATATAGCAATAGGTTATATTTTATCACGTTATTTTAAAGTAAAAAGAGATTTGATAGCTTCACTTCTTATTTATATTTTAGGTCCAATTGTAATTTTTTTTGCTACTTTATCTATTAATATAAATCTTCAACTAATATTCTTACCATTATTTGTTTTTTTCTTTGGTTCTGCAATAGCTTTTTATATCCTTAAAAGATATAAGAAAGAGTGGAATGATGCAAGTATTAATACTTTAGCTTTTACTTGTGGTACAGGAAATACAGGATACTTTGGTATTCCACTTGCTATGATATTATTAAGTCCTGAATCAGCAAATATTTTTATCTTTGCAACTTTAGCATCTTTACTTTATGAAAATACAACAGGTTTTTATGTAACAGCAAAAGGAACTTTTACCGCTCGTCAATCAATTATGAAAGTAATTAAACTTCCATTACTTTATGCCTTTATTGCTGGGGTTTCTTTAAATATCTTAGGATTTAGAACACCTGAATTTTTAATTCCACATTTTGAGAATTTAAAATGGGCTTATGGAATTTTAGGAATGATGATGCTTGGTATGGGAATGAAAGGCTTTAATTTAAAAGAAGATTTGGATAAAAAATATCTAAAAGTTGCATATTTTTATAAATTTATCTTTTGGCCAGGAGTAATTTTATCAATAATAATTATAGATAGAAATTTTATTGGATTTTTAAATGAAGAGATTTATAAAGTATTGTTTTTATTCTCAGTAGTTCCACTTGCTGGAAATACAGTAACTTTAGCTGTATTATTAAAAGCAAGACCAGAAAAAGCCTCTTTTACAGTATTACTAAGTACCTTGATTTCAGTTGTTTATATACCAGTTGCTTTGATAATTTATGGAGGGTTTTAA
- the alaS gene encoding alanine--tRNA ligase produces MDIRKEYLEFFRSKGHEVISSMPLVPDDPTLMFTNAGMVQFKDIFTGAIPTPQNPRATSCQLCVRAGGKHNDLENVGYTARHHTLFEMLGNFSFGDYFKKDAIAYAWEFVTVNLAFPTDKLWVTVHNDDDEAFEIWSKHIDPSRIMRFGDKDNFWSMGDTGACGPCSEIFYDQGEEHFNSSEDYMGGDGDRFLEIWNLVFMQYERTADGKLNPLPKPSIDTGMGLERVIAIKEGVFNNFDSSNFKPIIEKIEELANKKATSENIGSYRVIADHLRATSFMLSQGILFGNEGRPYVLRRILRRAVRHGYLIGFRKPFMAQLLDTLIKIMGGHYTELVENKNFIKEQLTLEEDRFFKTIDLGMSLFNEELANTKEIFSGEIAFKLYDTYGFPLDLTEDMLRDRNLKVDLAKFDELMNAQKAMAKAAWKGSGDASNDGDFKQLIEKYGINEFVGYENITYKSKIVALLDEHFKEVKTLEKGTTGWVMLDKTPFYATSGGQMGDIGALEDNKHVAIIEETSKFHGLNLSKVKVENSTLTQGESVDAVVVNRYEIAKHHSATHLLQSALKMVLGESVSQAGSLNDANRLRFDFTYPKAMTTEQIEEVEDLVNSMIARGISGNIEELPIDEAKNKGAIAMFGEKYGDVVRVVSFSDVSVEFCGGTHVRNTADIGSFYIVKESGVSAGVRRIEAVCGASAIKYTKDIISKMNEIQAEVKNSDVISGIKKLKEQIKDLKKEVEVAQSQTSTPINEELIGDTKVVVAVVENGDLKKIVDDMKNANEKLAILLLQAKDDKVLIVAGSKNTNIKAGDWIKNIAPIVGGGGGGRPDFAQAGGKDVTKVEEAKIAALNYAKENL; encoded by the coding sequence ATGGATATCAGAAAAGAATATTTAGAATTTTTTAGAAGTAAAGGTCATGAAGTAATATCATCAATGCCTTTAGTTCCTGACGACCCTACACTTATGTTTACAAATGCAGGAATGGTACAGTTTAAGGATATATTTACTGGTGCAATTCCAACTCCACAAAACCCAAGAGCTACTTCTTGCCAATTATGTGTAAGAGCTGGGGGAAAACATAATGACCTAGAAAATGTAGGTTACACAGCTCGTCATCATACTTTATTTGAGATGTTAGGAAATTTCTCTTTTGGAGATTATTTTAAAAAAGATGCAATTGCTTATGCATGGGAATTTGTTACAGTAAATTTAGCCTTCCCAACAGATAAATTATGGGTTACAGTTCATAATGATGATGATGAAGCTTTTGAAATTTGGTCAAAACACATTGATCCATCAAGAATTATGAGATTTGGAGATAAAGATAATTTCTGGTCTATGGGAGATACAGGGGCTTGTGGTCCATGTAGTGAAATTTTCTATGACCAAGGTGAAGAACATTTTAATAGTTCTGAAGATTATATGGGTGGAGATGGAGATAGATTTTTAGAAATCTGGAATTTAGTATTCATGCAATATGAAAGAACAGCTGATGGAAAATTAAATCCACTTCCAAAACCATCTATTGATACAGGAATGGGACTTGAAAGAGTAATTGCAATTAAAGAAGGCGTATTTAATAACTTCGATTCTTCAAACTTCAAACCTATTATTGAAAAAATCGAAGAACTTGCAAATAAAAAAGCAACTTCTGAAAATATTGGTTCATATAGAGTAATTGCAGACCATTTAAGAGCAACTTCATTTATGTTATCTCAAGGTATTTTATTTGGAAATGAAGGAAGACCTTACGTTTTAAGAAGAATTTTAAGAAGAGCTGTAAGACATGGTTATTTAATTGGATTTAGAAAACCATTTATGGCACAACTTCTTGATACACTTATCAAAATTATGGGTGGACACTATACAGAACTTGTTGAAAATAAAAACTTCATAAAAGAACAATTGACTTTAGAAGAAGATAGATTCTTTAAAACTATTGATTTAGGTATGTCATTATTTAATGAAGAGTTAGCAAATACAAAAGAGATTTTCTCTGGAGAAATTGCATTTAAACTTTATGATACATATGGATTCCCTTTAGATTTAACGGAAGATATGTTAAGAGATAGAAATTTAAAAGTTGATTTAGCTAAATTTGATGAATTAATGAATGCACAAAAAGCAATGGCAAAAGCTGCATGGAAAGGAAGTGGTGACGCTTCAAATGATGGTGATTTCAAACAATTAATTGAAAAATATGGGATAAACGAATTTGTTGGTTATGAAAATATCACTTATAAATCAAAAATTGTTGCATTATTAGATGAACATTTTAAAGAAGTAAAAACTTTAGAAAAAGGCACTACTGGTTGGGTAATGTTAGATAAAACACCATTTTATGCAACAAGTGGTGGACAAATGGGAGATATTGGAGCTTTAGAAGATAATAAACATGTTGCTATTATTGAAGAGACTTCAAAATTCCATGGATTAAATCTATCTAAAGTAAAAGTAGAAAATTCTACTTTAACTCAAGGTGAAAGTGTTGATGCAGTTGTTGTAAATAGATATGAAATTGCAAAACATCATAGTGCTACTCACCTTTTACAAAGTGCATTAAAAATGGTTTTAGGAGAAAGTGTTTCACAAGCAGGTTCTTTAAATGATGCAAATAGATTAAGATTTGACTTTACATATCCAAAAGCAATGACAACTGAACAAATTGAAGAAGTTGAAGATTTAGTAAACTCTATGATTGCAAGAGGAATTTCTGGAAATATTGAAGAATTACCTATTGATGAAGCTAAAAACAAAGGTGCAATTGCTATGTTTGGTGAAAAATATGGTGATGTTGTAAGAGTTGTTAGTTTCTCAGATGTTTCAGTTGAATTTTGCGGTGGAACACACGTAAGAAATACAGCTGATATTGGAAGTTTTTATATTGTAAAAGAATCAGGTGTAAGCGCTGGTGTTAGAAGAATTGAAGCTGTTTGTGGAGCTTCAGCAATTAAATATACTAAAGATATCATTTCAAAAATGAATGAAATTCAAGCTGAAGTTAAAAATAGCGATGTAATTTCTGGAATCAAAAAATTAAAAGAACAAATTAAAGACTTAAAAAAAGAAGTTGAAGTGGCTCAAAGCCAAACTTCAACGCCAATAAATGAAGAGTTAATTGGTGATACAAAAGTTGTAGTTGCTGTTGTTGAAAATGGTGATTTAAAGAAAATTGTTGATGATATGAAAAATGCAAATGAGAAACTTGCAATTTTACTTTTACAAGCAAAAGATGACAAAGTTTTAATTGTTGCAGGAAGTAAAAATACAAACATCAAAGCTGGTGATTGGATTAAGAACATTGCTCCAATAGTTGGTGGAGGTGGAGGTGGAAGACCTGACTTCGCACAAGCTGGTGGAAAAGATGTAACAAAAGTTGAAGAAGCAAAAATTGCTGCTTTAAATTATGCGAAAGAAAATTTATAA
- a CDS encoding cytochrome-c peroxidase — translation MKIVTSLAICLLGASSLFGTTLVEKAKNSGLEAIPADKTKLMKMIDDKNDPITKEKVELGKKLYFDPRLSRSGLISCNTCHNLALGGADGVPAAIGHGWTANPHHLNSPTVYNSVFFKAQFWDGRSPHLADQAQGPVQAGPEMAAPPALVEQRINSIPEYVNEFKTAYGKDVKVDFAKITATIATFEKTLVTPSRFDKFLSGDEKALTKEEKEGLNTFIDKGCTACHSGIALGGTMQPFQVASQYKFTNVGDFKGDANGMVKTPTLRNITETAPYFHNGQIWSLNEAVKEMGSVQLGINISDEDSAKIVTFLKSLKGDKPQIIYPQLPESTMETEKPTFN, via the coding sequence ATGAAAATTGTAACATCATTAGCAATTTGTTTATTGGGAGCAAGTTCATTATTTGGAACAACTTTAGTTGAAAAAGCTAAAAATAGTGGTTTAGAAGCAATACCAGCTGATAAAACAAAATTAATGAAGATGATTGATGATAAAAATGATCCAATTACAAAAGAAAAAGTTGAACTTGGTAAAAAATTGTATTTTGATCCAAGACTTTCAAGAAGTGGATTAATTTCATGTAATACTTGTCATAATTTAGCTTTAGGTGGAGCAGATGGAGTTCCTGCTGCAATTGGACATGGATGGACAGCAAATCCTCATCATCTAAATTCACCAACAGTTTATAACTCTGTATTTTTTAAAGCACAATTTTGGGATGGAAGAAGTCCTCACTTAGCAGATCAAGCTCAAGGACCAGTTCAAGCAGGACCTGAAATGGCTGCACCTCCTGCACTTGTTGAGCAAAGAATAAATTCTATTCCAGAATATGTGAATGAATTTAAAACAGCATATGGAAAAGATGTAAAAGTTGATTTTGCAAAAATTACAGCAACAATTGCAACTTTTGAAAAAACTTTAGTAACTCCATCAAGATTTGATAAGTTTTTAAGTGGTGATGAAAAAGCTTTAACAAAAGAGGAAAAAGAGGGATTAAATACATTTATTGACAAAGGTTGTACGGCTTGTCATAGTGGAATAGCTCTTGGTGGAACAATGCAACCATTCCAAGTGGCTTCACAATATAAATTTACAAATGTAGGTGATTTTAAAGGTGATGCAAATGGTATGGTTAAAACACCAACATTAAGAAATATTACAGAAACAGCACCATATTTCCATAATGGACAAATTTGGTCTTTAAATGAAGCTGTAAAAGAGATGGGTTCAGTTCAATTAGGAATTAATATTTCTGATGAAGATTCAGCAAAAATTGTAACTTTCTTAAAATCATTAAAAGGTGACAAACCACAAATTATCTACCCACAACTTCCAGAATCTACAATGGAAACTGAAAAACCAACATTTAACTAA
- the trxA gene encoding thioredoxin, protein MGKYIEVTAANFEETTKEGVSMVDFWAPWCGPCRMIAPVIEELAADFEGKAKICKVNTDEEQDLAVKYGIRSIPTILFMKNGEVVDQMVGASSKQAFTDKINSLL, encoded by the coding sequence ATGGGAAAATATATTGAAGTAACAGCAGCTAATTTTGAAGAAACAACAAAAGAAGGTGTTTCAATGGTAGACTTTTGGGCTCCATGGTGTGGACCTTGTAGAATGATTGCTCCAGTTATTGAAGAATTAGCAGCAGATTTTGAAGGTAAAGCTAAAATTTGTAAAGTTAATACTGATGAAGAACAAGATTTAGCAGTTAAATATGGAATTAGATCAATTCCTACAATTTTATTTATGAAAAATGGTGAAGTAGTTGATCAAATGGTTGGAGCTTCATCAAAACAAGCATTTACTGATAAAATTAATTCATTATTATAA